One segment of Nostoc piscinale CENA21 DNA contains the following:
- the cysK gene encoding cysteine synthase A — protein sequence MKIAKNITELVGHTPLVQLNRILQAEGTVADIVVKLESMNPSASVKDRIGVSMVENAEQQGLIHPGKTILVEPTSGNTGIALAMVAAAKGYHLILTMPDTMSTERRAMLRAYGAQLELTPGVEGMRGAIAKAEQIVAELPNAYMLQQFRNPANPKIHRQATAEEIWQDTDGQVDILIAGVGTGGTLTGVAEVIKQRKPSFQAIAVEPTNSQVLSGGKSGAHKIQGIGAGFIPAICRLELIDEVIAVSDEDAISYSRRLAREEGLLSGISTGAALYAAIQVAKRPENEGKLIVMVQPSFGERYLSTTLFKDLSDLEIPVLT from the coding sequence ATGAAAATTGCTAAAAATATTACAGAGTTAGTCGGACACACGCCATTAGTGCAGTTAAACAGAATTCTTCAAGCAGAGGGAACTGTAGCCGATATTGTGGTGAAGTTAGAAAGCATGAACCCATCTGCATCTGTTAAAGACAGAATTGGCGTGAGTATGGTAGAAAATGCCGAGCAACAAGGTTTAATTCATCCTGGTAAAACAATATTAGTAGAACCAACTTCTGGAAATACGGGTATCGCCTTGGCAATGGTGGCGGCGGCAAAGGGTTATCATTTGATTCTGACGATGCCAGATACCATGAGTACAGAAAGACGGGCGATGTTGCGAGCTTATGGCGCACAGTTAGAATTAACTCCTGGTGTTGAAGGGATGCGAGGAGCGATCGCCAAAGCCGAGCAAATTGTGGCAGAATTACCCAATGCCTATATGTTGCAACAGTTCCGTAACCCAGCTAATCCTAAAATCCATCGTCAAGCCACTGCTGAAGAAATTTGGCAAGACACCGATGGACAAGTCGATATTCTGATAGCAGGAGTTGGTACTGGCGGAACATTAACTGGTGTTGCTGAGGTAATTAAACAGCGCAAGCCCAGTTTTCAAGCTATTGCTGTAGAACCAACTAATAGTCAGGTACTTTCTGGAGGTAAATCAGGAGCGCATAAAATTCAAGGAATTGGTGCAGGATTTATCCCTGCAATTTGCCGTCTGGAATTGATTGATGAAGTGATTGCTGTATCCGATGAAGATGCAATTAGCTATAGTCGCAGATTAGCAAGAGAAGAAGGTTTATTATCGGGTATTTCTACAGGCGCAGCGTTGTATGCAGCTATTCAGGTAGCAAAACGTCCAGAAAATGAAGGTAAGTTAATTGTCATGGTTCAACCTAGTTTTGGCGAACGCTACTTAAGCACTACGTTATTCAAGGATTTATCAGATTTAGAAATACCTGTTCTCACTTAG
- a CDS encoding cadmium resistance transporter, which yields MNQLLTSFPVAFTAFAATNLDDIVILSLFFSQINACFRRRHIVIGQYLGFSALVIASLPSFFGKLILPDSWIGLLGIVPIIIGINRLFNQDTNNTEDLNTCESSPAWWSNFLSPQAYGVAAVTIANGSDNISIYMPIFATHTWDSLIIILLVFFVMVGVWCYTAYRLTQTEAIASVINRYGNSLVPFILIGLGVSILIQSHTLETPVLALVTCINIGAYLLITGKNAWREIYKFSLGSPEAEVLSRGEQK from the coding sequence ATGAACCAATTACTAACCTCTTTTCCTGTAGCATTTACCGCTTTTGCTGCTACCAATCTTGACGATATCGTTATCTTGTCGCTGTTTTTCTCACAAATCAATGCTTGCTTTCGCCGTCGTCATATTGTTATTGGTCAGTATTTGGGCTTTAGTGCGTTAGTAATCGCCAGTTTACCTAGCTTCTTTGGCAAGCTCATCCTACCCGACTCTTGGATTGGGTTACTTGGTATTGTACCAATCATCATTGGGATCAATCGCTTATTCAATCAAGATACTAACAACACAGAAGATTTAAATACCTGTGAATCTTCGCCAGCTTGGTGGAGTAATTTTCTATCACCCCAAGCCTATGGTGTGGCAGCAGTTACGATCGCCAATGGTAGCGATAACATTAGTATCTATATGCCCATATTTGCTACCCATACATGGGACAGCTTAATCATAATTTTGTTAGTCTTCTTTGTGATGGTAGGGGTGTGGTGTTATACAGCTTACCGTTTAACTCAAACTGAAGCGATCGCATCTGTAATTAATCGCTACGGTAATTCTTTAGTTCCCTTTATTCTCATAGGATTAGGCGTTTCCATCTTAATACAGAGTCACACGTTAGAAACTCCTGTCTTAGCTTTGGTCACCTGTATCAATATTGGTGCTTACCTATTAATTACAGGCAAGAATGCCTGGCGAGAAATTTATAAATTTTCTTTGGGATCACCAGAAGCTGAAGTTTTATCCAGAGGTGAACAAAAATAG
- a CDS encoding YidH family protein: MKIDAEKLTVNNIEKKKYRSDRIRDHLANERTYLAWMRSGIALMGFGVLIVRLRIIRPPFAPQPPGNGWKLGLAFALVGVLTVLLSTQHYFAVRRDIDEDTYQPPDRWILLASIAVLLLGGGVLYYVFTLPLEHLNSYILE; encoded by the coding sequence ATGAAAATAGACGCAGAGAAATTAACAGTGAACAATATAGAAAAAAAGAAGTACAGGTCAGATAGAATCCGGGATCACTTAGCTAATGAACGCACTTATCTAGCATGGATGCGGAGTGGTATTGCACTCATGGGTTTTGGTGTGTTAATTGTACGATTGCGGATTATCCGACCCCCATTTGCACCACAACCTCCTGGTAATGGTTGGAAGTTAGGTTTAGCATTTGCTTTGGTAGGAGTATTAACAGTTTTACTTTCAACACAGCATTATTTTGCCGTTCGTCGAGATATTGACGAAGATACTTATCAACCGCCAGACCGTTGGATATTATTAGCGAGTATAGCTGTGCTTCTCCTTGGTGGTGGCGTACTATACTATGTGTTTACTCTTCCTTTAGAGCATTTGAATAGTTACATTTTGGAGTAA